A genomic region of Mitsuaria sp. 7 contains the following coding sequences:
- a CDS encoding branched-chain amino acid ABC transporter permease: protein MFYRENGQFKASYRADLALFPIAQDRRAVIALALVAFVAVPWLASDYTFRAVLIPFLVLSLAALGLNVLVGYCGQISLGTGAFMAVGAYAAYNLQVRIEGMPLLLSLIGGGLAATVCGVIFGLPSLRIRGLYLAVATLAAQFFIDWFTNRVPWVTNSSSGSVSVGTLQLFGLPLETPAQRYLLCLSLVVVCGILTKNLVRGAIGREWMAMRDMDVAAAVIGIRPVHAKLTAFAVSSFIVGVAGALWGFVHLGAWEPAAFGIDKSFQLLFMIIIGGLGSIAGSFFGAAFIVLLPLLLNHVPHWLGLPLSTAAASHLEHMIFGALIVFFLIVEPHGLARLWSTARQKLRLWPFPH from the coding sequence GTGTTCTATCGTGAAAACGGCCAGTTCAAGGCCAGCTACCGCGCGGACCTGGCGCTGTTCCCGATCGCGCAGGACCGCCGCGCGGTGATCGCGCTGGCGCTGGTGGCCTTCGTCGCCGTGCCCTGGCTGGCGAGCGACTACACCTTCCGCGCGGTGCTGATCCCCTTCCTCGTGCTGTCGCTCGCGGCGCTGGGCCTGAACGTGCTCGTGGGCTACTGCGGGCAGATCTCGCTGGGGACCGGCGCCTTCATGGCCGTCGGCGCCTATGCGGCCTACAACCTGCAGGTGCGCATCGAGGGCATGCCGCTGTTGCTGTCGCTGATCGGCGGCGGGCTGGCCGCGACGGTCTGCGGCGTGATCTTCGGGCTGCCGAGCCTGCGCATCCGCGGGCTCTACCTCGCGGTCGCGACGCTGGCGGCGCAGTTCTTCATCGACTGGTTCACCAACCGCGTGCCGTGGGTGACGAACTCCTCGTCGGGCTCGGTGAGCGTCGGCACGCTGCAGCTCTTCGGCCTGCCGCTGGAAACGCCGGCGCAGCGCTACCTGCTGTGCCTGTCGCTGGTGGTCGTGTGCGGCATCCTCACCAAGAACCTGGTGCGCGGCGCCATCGGCCGCGAATGGATGGCCATGCGCGACATGGACGTCGCCGCCGCCGTCATCGGCATCCGGCCCGTGCACGCGAAGCTGACGGCCTTCGCGGTCAGCAGCTTCATCGTCGGCGTGGCCGGCGCGCTGTGGGGCTTCGTGCACCTGGGCGCGTGGGAGCCCGCGGCCTTCGGCATCGACAAGTCCTTCCAGCTGCTGTTCATGATCATCATCGGCGGGCTGGGCTCGATCGCGGGCAGCTTCTTCGGCGCGGCGTTCATCGTGCTGCTGCCGCTGCTGCTGAACCACGTGCCGCACTGGCTGGGCCTGCCGCTCTCCACCGCGGCCGCCTCGCACCTGGAGCACATGATCTTCGGCGCGCTGATCGTGTTCTTCCTCATCGTCGAGCCGCACGGACTCGCGCGGTTGTGGTCGACGGCGCGCCAGAAGCTGCGCCTGTGGCCATTTCCGCACTGA
- a CDS encoding branched-chain amino acid ABC transporter permease codes for MGFFLETVFGGLMAGMLYALVALGFVLIFKASGVFNFSQGAMVLFAALAMARFAEWFPQWFGFESVLLANVLALVAAAACMVVVAWLVERLALRGLVNQPAITLLMATLGISYFLDGAGQLIFGSSTYKIDVGLPKDPLFVLEDSFPGGLLLNKEDLYSAVIAAALVGLLSLFFQKTRTGRALRAVADDHQAAQSIGIPLSRIWVIVWSVGGLVALVAGIIWGSKLGVQYSISLVALKAFPVVILGGLTSVPGAIVGGLIIGVGEKLSEIYLGPSVGGGIENWFAYVLALGFLLVRPQGLFGDKIIDRV; via the coding sequence ATGGGCTTCTTCCTCGAAACCGTCTTCGGCGGGCTGATGGCCGGCATGCTCTACGCGCTGGTCGCGCTGGGCTTCGTGCTGATCTTCAAGGCCTCCGGCGTCTTCAACTTCTCGCAGGGCGCGATGGTGCTGTTCGCGGCGCTGGCGATGGCGCGCTTCGCCGAATGGTTCCCGCAGTGGTTCGGCTTCGAGAGCGTGTTGCTGGCCAACGTGCTGGCGCTGGTCGCCGCCGCGGCCTGCATGGTCGTCGTCGCGTGGCTGGTGGAGCGGCTCGCGCTGCGCGGCCTCGTCAACCAGCCGGCGATCACGCTGCTGATGGCGACGCTGGGCATCAGCTACTTCCTCGACGGCGCGGGGCAACTGATCTTCGGCAGCTCGACCTACAAGATCGACGTCGGCCTGCCGAAGGATCCGCTGTTCGTGCTCGAGGACAGCTTCCCCGGCGGTCTGCTGCTCAACAAGGAAGACCTGTACTCGGCCGTGATCGCCGCCGCGCTGGTGGGCCTGCTGTCGCTGTTCTTCCAGAAGACCCGCACCGGCCGCGCGCTGCGCGCGGTCGCCGACGACCACCAGGCCGCGCAGTCCATCGGCATCCCGCTGTCGCGCATCTGGGTGATCGTGTGGTCCGTCGGCGGGCTGGTCGCGCTGGTGGCCGGCATCATCTGGGGCAGCAAGCTGGGCGTGCAGTACTCGATCTCGCTCGTCGCGCTCAAGGCCTTCCCGGTCGTGATCCTCGGCGGCCTGACCTCGGTGCCGGGCGCGATCGTCGGCGGATTGATCATCGGCGTCGGCGAGAAGCTGTCCGAGATCTACCTCGGTCCGTCCGTCGGCGGCGGCATCGAGAACTGGTTCGCCTATGTGCTCGCGCTGGGCTTCCTGCTGGTGCGGCCGCAAGGCCTCTTCGGCGACAAGATCATCGATCGCGTCTGA
- a CDS encoding ABC transporter ATP-binding protein yields the protein MSASLTVNAGGAAGDSAAGAQFQEAGHAAPPAAPAQGAASPRSAGDASPGRRIGEVILEVEHISLSFGGVKALNDISFDVREHEIRAIIGPNGAGKSSMLNCINGVYQPQQGGIRYRGEDVRQWSPRARLRRMAERGVARTFQNLALFKGMSVLDNIMSGRNLHMKRNLLWQALRIGPAAQEEIEHREKVERIIDFLEIQAHRKTPVGGLSYGLQKRVDLGRALAMEPKVLLLDEPMAGMNVEEKQDMCRFILDVNDEFGTTIVLIEHDMGVVMDISDRVVVLDYGKKIGDGTPDEVRANPEVIRAYLGAGE from the coding sequence ATGAGCGCCAGTCTCACCGTCAATGCCGGGGGCGCCGCAGGCGACTCCGCGGCCGGGGCGCAGTTCCAGGAAGCCGGCCATGCCGCGCCACCGGCAGCGCCGGCGCAGGGCGCGGCGTCGCCCCGGTCCGCGGGCGACGCGTCGCCGGGCCGCCGCATCGGCGAGGTGATCCTCGAGGTCGAGCACATCTCGCTGTCCTTCGGCGGCGTGAAGGCGCTCAACGACATCAGCTTCGACGTCCGCGAGCACGAGATCCGCGCCATCATCGGCCCCAACGGCGCCGGCAAGAGCTCGATGCTGAACTGCATCAACGGCGTCTACCAGCCGCAGCAGGGCGGCATCCGCTACCGCGGCGAGGACGTGCGGCAGTGGAGCCCGCGCGCGCGGCTGCGCCGCATGGCCGAACGCGGCGTCGCGCGCACCTTCCAGAACCTGGCGCTGTTCAAGGGCATGAGCGTGCTGGACAACATCATGTCCGGCCGCAACCTGCACATGAAGCGCAACCTGCTGTGGCAGGCGCTGCGGATCGGTCCGGCCGCGCAGGAGGAGATCGAGCACCGCGAGAAGGTCGAGCGGATCATCGATTTCCTCGAGATCCAGGCGCATCGCAAGACGCCGGTCGGCGGACTCTCCTACGGCCTGCAGAAGCGCGTGGACCTGGGCCGCGCGCTGGCGATGGAGCCCAAGGTGCTGCTGCTCGACGAGCCGATGGCCGGCATGAACGTCGAGGAGAAGCAGGACATGTGCCGCTTCATCCTGGACGTCAACGACGAGTTCGGCACGACCATCGTCCTGATCGAGCACGACATGGGCGTGGTGATGGACATCAGCGACCGCGTCGTGGTGCTCGACTACGGGAAGAAGATCGGCGACGGCACGCCCGACGAGGTGCGCGCCAACCCGGAAGTGATCCGCGCCTACCTCGGCGCCGGCGAGTGA
- a CDS encoding long-chain fatty acid--CoA ligase produces MEHTFPRLLFAHAAQRPHAPALREKELGIWQTLDWAALAALVRDLAHGFAAAGMTRGQHLVVIGENRPRLYASMLAAQSLGAIPVPLYQDAVAAEFAYPLQNADVAFVVVEDQEQVDKLLEIRDQCPALRRIWFDDPRGLRHYAADGLASIDSLCDDGRAHAMRHPGWFEREVDAGRAGDVAAMFFTSGTTGHPKGVVHTHTSLIDRAQAGARFDKLTADEEVLAYLPCAWIGQNVFSYAQWLACGYVVNCPESASTVSIDLKEIGPTYYFAPPRVFEGLLTSVMIRMEDAGAPKRWLFAKAMALAERVGPALMDGKPVDAWERFKYRLGDLAIYGPLRNALGFSRVRVAYTAGEAIGPDLFSFYRSIGINLKQLYGSTETAVFVCLQPDHEAKSDTVGVPIDGVEIKLADSGEILVRSPGLLKGYYKNPEATAEVLGADGWYRTGDAGFLDAGGHLKIIDRAKDVGRLRGGAHDGAMFAPKYVENKLKFFAFIKEAVAFGDGRDHVCAFVNIDFEAVGNWAERRNLAYAGYTDLAGKPEVLGLIKDCVEKVNADLAQDERLTGSQITRFLVLHKELDADDGELTRTRKVRRGAIAEKYAVLIDALYAGRTSQFIETAVRFEDGRSGSVSADLRIEEATTFPHTRRAA; encoded by the coding sequence GTGGAACACACCTTCCCCCGCTTGCTGTTCGCCCACGCCGCCCAGCGCCCCCACGCGCCGGCGCTACGCGAGAAGGAGCTCGGCATCTGGCAGACCCTCGACTGGGCGGCGCTGGCGGCGCTCGTGCGCGACCTTGCGCACGGCTTCGCCGCCGCCGGCATGACACGCGGTCAGCACCTCGTCGTGATCGGCGAGAACCGGCCCCGGCTCTACGCCTCGATGCTCGCCGCGCAGTCGCTGGGCGCGATCCCCGTGCCGCTGTACCAGGACGCGGTCGCCGCTGAATTCGCCTACCCGCTGCAGAACGCCGACGTCGCCTTCGTCGTCGTCGAGGACCAGGAGCAGGTCGACAAGCTGCTCGAGATCCGCGATCAATGCCCCGCGCTGCGGCGCATCTGGTTCGACGATCCGCGCGGCCTGCGCCATTACGCGGCGGACGGACTCGCCTCGATCGACAGCCTGTGCGACGACGGCCGAGCCCATGCCATGCGCCATCCCGGCTGGTTCGAGCGCGAGGTCGACGCCGGCCGTGCCGGCGACGTGGCGGCGATGTTCTTCACCTCCGGCACCACCGGCCATCCGAAAGGCGTGGTGCACACGCATACCTCGCTGATCGACCGCGCCCAGGCCGGCGCGCGCTTCGACAAGCTCACCGCCGACGAGGAGGTCCTCGCCTACCTGCCCTGTGCCTGGATCGGCCAGAACGTCTTCAGCTACGCGCAGTGGCTGGCCTGCGGCTACGTCGTCAACTGCCCCGAGTCCGCGAGCACCGTCAGCATCGATCTCAAGGAGATCGGCCCGACCTACTACTTCGCGCCGCCGCGGGTCTTCGAAGGCCTGCTCACCAGCGTGATGATCCGCATGGAGGATGCCGGCGCGCCCAAGCGCTGGCTCTTCGCGAAGGCGATGGCGCTCGCGGAGCGCGTCGGCCCGGCGCTGATGGACGGCAAGCCGGTCGACGCGTGGGAGCGCTTCAAGTACCGCCTCGGCGACCTCGCGATCTACGGCCCGCTGCGCAACGCGCTGGGCTTCTCGCGGGTGCGCGTGGCCTACACCGCGGGCGAGGCGATCGGTCCTGATCTCTTCAGCTTCTACCGCTCCATCGGCATCAACCTGAAGCAGCTCTACGGCTCGACCGAGACGGCCGTCTTCGTCTGCCTGCAGCCGGACCATGAGGCGAAGTCCGACACCGTCGGCGTGCCCATCGACGGCGTGGAGATCAAGCTCGCGGACAGCGGCGAGATCCTGGTGCGGTCGCCGGGCCTGCTCAAGGGCTACTACAAGAACCCGGAAGCGACGGCCGAGGTGCTGGGCGCCGACGGCTGGTACCGCACCGGCGATGCGGGCTTCCTCGACGCGGGCGGCCACCTGAAGATCATCGACCGCGCCAAGGACGTCGGCCGGCTGCGCGGCGGTGCGCATGACGGCGCGATGTTCGCGCCCAAGTACGTCGAGAACAAGCTGAAGTTCTTCGCGTTCATCAAGGAGGCGGTGGCCTTCGGCGACGGGCGCGATCACGTCTGCGCCTTCGTCAACATCGACTTCGAGGCCGTCGGCAACTGGGCCGAGCGCCGCAACCTCGCCTATGCCGGCTACACCGACCTCGCGGGCAAGCCCGAAGTGCTCGGGCTGATCAAGGACTGCGTGGAGAAGGTGAACGCGGACCTCGCGCAGGACGAGCGGCTGACCGGCAGCCAGATCACGCGTTTCCTCGTGCTGCACAAGGAACTCGACGCCGACGACGGCGAGCTCACGCGCACCCGCAAGGTCCGCCGCGGCGCGATCGCCGAGAAGTACGCCGTGCTGATCGACGCGCTCTACGCGGGCAGGACCTCGCAGTTCATCGAGACGGCGGTCCGCTTCGAGGACGGCCGCAGCGGTAGCGTGTCCGCCGACCTGCGCATCGAGGAGGCAACCACCTTCCCGCACACCCGGAGGGCCGCCTGA
- a CDS encoding Crp/Fnr family transcriptional regulator yields MSAIPWLKAIEPELRERVASSIQVAEVEVGERICRIGREANFWFGVVDGLLKMSNDEAAARQVTFTGVPPGGWFGEGTLLKREAYRYNIQALRRSVVAGLPLESFHELLATSLAFNRYVLNQLNERLGQFIAAREIDRQSDPDLRVARNLASLFHPQLYPGVNGLLRITQQELGHLVGLSRQRVNEALRHLQEQRLIAVEYGGLRVLDLAGLRVYPQQ; encoded by the coding sequence ATGAGCGCCATTCCCTGGCTGAAGGCCATCGAGCCCGAACTGCGCGAACGCGTCGCTTCGAGCATCCAGGTGGCGGAGGTCGAGGTCGGCGAGCGCATCTGCCGCATCGGGCGCGAGGCCAACTTCTGGTTCGGCGTGGTCGACGGGCTGCTGAAGATGAGCAACGACGAGGCGGCGGCGCGGCAGGTCACCTTCACGGGGGTGCCTCCGGGGGGCTGGTTCGGCGAAGGCACGCTGCTCAAGCGCGAGGCCTACCGCTACAACATCCAGGCGCTGCGGCGCAGCGTGGTGGCGGGGCTGCCGCTGGAGAGCTTCCACGAACTGCTGGCGACCAGCCTGGCCTTCAACCGCTACGTGCTCAACCAGCTCAACGAACGGCTGGGCCAGTTCATCGCCGCGCGCGAGATCGACCGCCAGAGCGACCCCGACCTGCGCGTGGCGCGCAATCTGGCGTCACTCTTCCATCCGCAGCTCTACCCCGGCGTGAACGGGCTGCTGCGCATCACGCAGCAGGAGCTGGGACACCTGGTGGGGCTCTCGCGCCAGCGCGTCAACGAGGCGCTGCGCCACCTGCAGGAGCAGCGCCTGATCGCCGTGGAATACGGCGGGCTCAGGGTGCTCGATCTGGCGGGACTGCGGGTGTATCCGCAGCAGTAG
- a CDS encoding GNAT family N-acetyltransferase yields MLAPFISIPAVERLTATRRLTLRPPAAADARSFRDLLTDPANRRFDAGGPAASERLELWRALWTRDGLGPWAVALREQPSLGAIGFGGLSRGRICGAPALLLEFHFLSDHWGRGYAAEMATAALALAFESLHATSVHALLAPGNTAARKTLERVGLRLTGSVADCPGEAASLLYEINAGQYAARSSEPPEATPFGA; encoded by the coding sequence ATGCTAGCGCCCTTCATCTCCATCCCCGCCGTCGAGCGGCTCACCGCGACCCGTCGGCTGACCTTGCGTCCGCCCGCCGCCGCGGATGCGCGCAGCTTCCGCGACCTGCTGACCGATCCCGCGAATCGCCGATTCGATGCGGGCGGCCCGGCGGCGTCGGAGCGGCTGGAGCTGTGGCGCGCGCTGTGGACACGCGACGGTCTGGGACCGTGGGCGGTGGCGCTGCGGGAACAGCCCTCGCTGGGCGCGATCGGATTCGGCGGCCTGAGCCGGGGCCGCATCTGCGGCGCGCCGGCGCTGCTGCTGGAGTTCCACTTCCTGTCCGACCACTGGGGCCGCGGTTATGCGGCGGAGATGGCGACGGCCGCGTTGGCGCTGGCCTTCGAGAGCCTGCATGCGACGTCGGTGCACGCACTGCTGGCGCCGGGCAACACGGCGGCGCGCAAGACGCTGGAGCGTGTCGGCCTGCGATTGACCGGTTCGGTCGCCGACTGTCCGGGCGAGGCGGCGAGCCTGCTCTACGAGATCAACGCCGGGCAGTACGCGGCCCGGTCGTCGGAGCCGCCCGAGGCAACACCGTTCGGGGCCTGA
- a CDS encoding response regulator transcription factor produces MKLLVIEDNPDIVANLFAYLEPMGYALDVARNGLGGLAQAAAGSYDAIVLDLTLPGLDGLDVARRLRKDFRRPTPILMLTARDTIADKVTGFESGADDYLVKPFSLVELEIRLKALMRRSHGLNLSSAVSYADVNYDPDTLEATRAGKPLQLTPTGYKLLSALLREAPKLVRREDLEREVWGNDPPDSDALRTHIHALRAALDKPFPVPLLKTHPGIGYRLVSPDAG; encoded by the coding sequence ATGAAGCTGCTGGTCATCGAAGACAACCCGGACATCGTCGCGAACCTGTTCGCCTATCTGGAGCCCATGGGCTACGCACTGGACGTGGCCCGCAACGGCCTGGGCGGCCTGGCGCAGGCCGCCGCCGGCTCCTACGACGCGATCGTGCTGGACCTGACCCTCCCCGGCCTGGACGGCCTGGACGTCGCCCGCCGCCTGCGCAAGGACTTCCGCCGTCCCACGCCCATCCTCATGCTGACCGCCCGCGACACGATCGCGGACAAGGTCACCGGCTTCGAGAGCGGCGCCGACGACTACCTCGTCAAGCCCTTCTCGCTGGTCGAGCTGGAGATCCGCCTCAAGGCGCTGATGCGGCGCTCCCACGGCCTGAACCTCAGCTCGGCGGTGAGCTACGCGGACGTCAACTACGACCCCGACACGCTGGAGGCCACCCGCGCCGGCAAGCCGCTGCAGCTGACGCCGACCGGCTACAAGCTGCTGTCCGCGCTGCTGCGCGAGGCGCCCAAGCTGGTCCGCCGCGAGGACCTCGAGCGCGAGGTCTGGGGCAACGATCCGCCCGACAGCGACGCGCTGCGCACCCACATCCACGCGCTGCGCGCGGCGCTGGACAAGCCCTTCCCCGTCCCGCTGCTGAAGACCCATCCGGGCATCGGCTACCGGCTGGTGTCGCCTGATGCGGGATGA
- a CDS encoding HAMP domain-containing sensor histidine kinase encodes MRDEPRRDRGQHRSDHRGDPRAGRSTAAPTTLRTRVAAAFLLLTLLVCGAFAVAAVRIASSIEDRLVDQRLDRTADELVAREKQGLDADLPPSVTLYRGDAIPQALRGKPPGKYTLPQEDATFTALVRDDLGTVFVLTDRDEDFAKIEAGVYGLLGLAFVCCLGLALFLAQLTASRIVAPVTALARAVETDAAPRAYPLLDSTDELGVLSRAFAAKTEAQQRYLDRERWFTGDVSHELRTPLAVMLGAAEILKARLQGRDDMVELAERIRRTAADTSERVVAMLLLSRDPASIGAPPTALLPLLRQEMDRCRPLLKGKEVEMTLHAAPADAGLEVPARPELAAIALGNLIRNACQFTDQGHVDIRLEAGRVVIEDTGIGIPPAVRDRIFDRFMQVDPAGAGSAGLGLAIVKRVAEHLGWSVSLEAPARGGTRFVLTFPASPAPAEASGRLSGHAPGLS; translated from the coding sequence ATGCGGGATGAGCCGCGGCGCGACCGCGGCCAACACCGCAGCGACCACCGCGGCGATCCTCGTGCCGGCCGGTCGACGGCCGCGCCGACGACGCTGCGCACCCGCGTGGCCGCTGCGTTCCTGCTGCTGACGCTGCTGGTCTGCGGCGCCTTCGCGGTGGCCGCGGTGCGCATCGCCTCGAGCATCGAGGACCGCCTCGTCGACCAGCGCCTGGACCGCACCGCCGACGAACTGGTGGCCCGCGAGAAGCAGGGCCTGGACGCGGACCTGCCGCCCAGCGTCACGCTCTACCGCGGCGACGCGATCCCGCAGGCGCTGCGGGGCAAGCCGCCCGGCAAGTACACGCTGCCGCAGGAGGACGCCACCTTCACCGCACTGGTCCGGGACGACCTCGGGACGGTCTTCGTGCTGACCGACCGCGACGAGGACTTCGCCAAGATCGAGGCCGGCGTCTACGGCCTGCTCGGCCTGGCCTTCGTCTGCTGCCTGGGACTGGCGCTGTTCCTGGCGCAGCTGACCGCGAGCCGCATCGTCGCCCCGGTCACCGCGCTGGCCCGCGCCGTCGAGACCGACGCCGCGCCGCGCGCCTATCCGCTGCTGGACTCCACCGACGAACTGGGCGTGCTGTCGCGCGCCTTCGCGGCCAAGACCGAGGCGCAACAGCGCTACCTGGACCGCGAGCGCTGGTTCACCGGCGACGTCAGCCATGAGCTGCGCACGCCGCTGGCGGTCATGCTGGGCGCGGCCGAAATCCTGAAGGCGCGCCTGCAAGGCCGCGACGACATGGTGGAGCTGGCCGAGCGCATCCGGCGCACGGCGGCCGACACCAGCGAGCGCGTCGTCGCCATGCTGCTGCTGTCGCGCGACCCGGCCAGCATCGGCGCGCCGCCGACCGCGCTGCTGCCGCTGCTGCGCCAGGAGATGGACCGCTGCCGGCCGCTGCTCAAGGGCAAGGAGGTCGAGATGACGCTGCATGCCGCGCCCGCCGACGCCGGACTGGAAGTGCCGGCGCGGCCCGAGCTCGCGGCCATCGCGCTGGGCAACCTGATCCGCAACGCCTGCCAGTTCACCGACCAGGGTCACGTGGACATCCGGCTCGAGGCCGGCCGCGTGGTCATCGAGGACACCGGCATCGGCATCCCGCCGGCCGTGCGCGACCGGATCTTCGACCGTTTCATGCAGGTCGACCCCGCCGGCGCCGGCAGCGCGGGTCTCGGCCTGGCCATCGTCAAGCGCGTCGCCGAGCACCTGGGCTGGAGCGTCAGCCTCGAAGCACCGGCCCGCGGCGGTACGCGATTCGTACTGACTTTTCCCGCCTCGCCCGCGCCTGCCGAGGCGTCGGGCCGTCTCTCCGGACATGCCCCCGGTTTGAGTTGA
- the imuA gene encoding translesion DNA synthesis-associated protein ImuA, whose amino-acid sequence MPSPSAPLAPLPPAVAKAIWRGDSMGRGTDTVWPSGFDALDAELPGGGWPGRQLTEVLLPQFSLAEWRLAGPALRRVVADGAAVAMVGPPKRPHLPGLMHLGLDERHLVWIDARAPSERLWCAEQLIKSNAAGAVLAWMPQAAPEQLRRLQVLAQSFEGPVFLFRPLGARHDPSPAPLRVLATIDVDWALDVQILKRKGPAHETPLRLASIPGGLERVLTPRVMRPSTMRPVAPVPVPVVEAATNAHALSPSEPVPLALFPEFSHAVGRPGIAASSAGTV is encoded by the coding sequence ATGCCTTCCCCGTCCGCCCCTCTTGCCCCCCTTCCGCCCGCCGTGGCGAAAGCGATCTGGCGCGGCGACTCGATGGGTCGCGGCACCGACACCGTCTGGCCCAGCGGGTTCGACGCGCTCGATGCCGAACTGCCGGGCGGCGGCTGGCCGGGGCGCCAGTTGACCGAGGTGCTGCTGCCGCAGTTCTCGCTGGCCGAATGGCGGCTGGCGGGGCCGGCGCTGCGACGTGTCGTCGCCGACGGCGCCGCGGTGGCGATGGTGGGGCCGCCCAAGCGTCCCCACCTGCCCGGCCTGATGCATCTGGGGCTGGATGAACGGCACCTCGTCTGGATCGACGCGCGCGCGCCGTCGGAGCGGCTCTGGTGCGCCGAACAGCTGATCAAGTCCAACGCCGCCGGCGCCGTGCTGGCCTGGATGCCGCAGGCCGCGCCCGAGCAGTTGCGAAGGCTGCAGGTGCTGGCGCAGTCGTTCGAAGGACCGGTGTTCCTGTTCCGGCCTCTGGGCGCGCGCCATGACCCGTCGCCGGCCCCGTTGCGGGTGCTGGCGACCATCGATGTCGACTGGGCCCTGGACGTCCAGATCCTCAAGCGCAAGGGCCCCGCGCACGAGACCCCGTTGCGCCTGGCGTCTATCCCCGGCGGGCTGGAGCGCGTGCTGACGCCGCGCGTGATGCGGCCCAGCACGATGCGTCCGGTGGCGCCCGTGCCGGTCCCGGTCGTCGAAGCAGCCACCAACGCCCATGCCCTGTCCCCGAGCGAGCCCGTCCCGCTCGCCCTGTTCCCGGAGTTCTCCCATGCTGTGGGTCGCCCTGGTATTGCCGCCTCGTCCGCCGGCACCGTTTGA
- a CDS encoding DNA polymerase Y family protein, with the protein MLWVALVLPPRPPAPFEDPTTAPPPHPWGVCAETQAGLAVWCLQFTPRVALMEDAVVMEVEASLRLFRGLPALKARLSDEAPDLGAVGIGWASSATAALVLARCGVLDLGGRLLQAVLDPLPLQTLSAGAEHAEPLSRAGINTLGELRALPRGGIGRRFGAALLTMLDQAYGLRPEAHAWVALPEDFHARIELPSREDHAPALLMGTRPLLMRLCGWLAARHAGATGVTLHWVHDSMRAKDAGEGGSLTVRTAEPIRELEHFCRLMAEHLAKTQLLAPVGELRLEAVGVQSLVEDSGSLLPDVVRTGETLYLTLERIAARLGPERVLQPVLADDHRPEWMTRWRTCGDGRTPSRRKGRQAAVRAPAVPEPAFLLDPPLRLAVREHRPHYQGPLTLLVGPDRVEGGWWDRIPDTQAHRQVTRDYWIAVNENAGVLAVYQERLTGAGNETEDKDAVQAWYLHGMYA; encoded by the coding sequence ATGCTGTGGGTCGCCCTGGTATTGCCGCCTCGTCCGCCGGCACCGTTTGAGGATCCGACGACCGCCCCGCCGCCCCATCCCTGGGGCGTGTGCGCGGAGACGCAGGCGGGTCTGGCCGTGTGGTGCCTGCAGTTCACGCCGCGCGTGGCCTTGATGGAGGACGCCGTCGTGATGGAGGTCGAGGCCAGCCTGCGCCTGTTCCGCGGCCTGCCCGCGCTCAAGGCCCGCCTGAGCGACGAGGCGCCGGATCTCGGCGCCGTCGGCATCGGCTGGGCGTCGTCGGCCACCGCGGCGCTGGTGCTGGCGCGTTGCGGCGTGCTCGACCTCGGCGGGCGGCTGCTGCAGGCGGTGCTGGACCCCTTGCCGCTGCAGACGCTGAGCGCCGGCGCGGAGCACGCCGAGCCGCTGAGCCGCGCCGGCATCAACACGCTGGGCGAATTGCGGGCGCTGCCGCGCGGCGGCATCGGCCGACGCTTCGGCGCGGCGCTGCTGACCATGCTGGACCAGGCCTACGGACTGCGTCCCGAGGCGCACGCCTGGGTCGCCCTGCCCGAGGACTTCCACGCCCGCATCGAGCTGCCCAGTCGCGAGGACCATGCGCCCGCGCTCCTGATGGGCACGCGGCCGCTGCTGATGCGGCTGTGCGGCTGGCTGGCCGCGCGCCATGCCGGCGCCACCGGCGTGACGCTGCACTGGGTCCACGACTCGATGCGCGCCAAGGACGCGGGCGAAGGCGGCAGCCTCACCGTGCGCACGGCCGAGCCGATCCGCGAGCTCGAACACTTCTGCCGCCTGATGGCCGAGCACCTGGCCAAGACCCAGCTGCTGGCGCCGGTCGGCGAACTGCGGCTGGAGGCGGTCGGCGTGCAGTCGCTGGTCGAGGACAGCGGCTCGCTGCTGCCCGACGTGGTGCGCACCGGCGAGACGCTCTACCTGACGCTGGAACGCATCGCCGCGCGGCTCGGGCCCGAGCGCGTGCTGCAGCCGGTGCTCGCCGACGACCATCGGCCCGAATGGATGACGCGCTGGCGGACCTGCGGCGACGGCCGGACGCCCTCCCGCCGCAAGGGCCGGCAGGCGGCGGTGCGTGCGCCGGCCGTGCCGGAGCCGGCGTTCCTGCTCGACCCGCCGCTGCGGCTGGCGGTGCGCGAGCACCGGCCGCATTACCAGGGCCCGCTCACACTGCTCGTGGGGCCGGACCGCGTCGAAGGCGGCTGGTGGGACCGCATCCCCGACACCCAGGCGCATCGCCAGGTCACCCGCGACTACTGGATCGCCGTCAACGAGAACGCCGGCGTGCTGGCCGTCTATCAGGAACGGCTGACCGGAGCGGGGAACGAGACCGAAGACAAGGACGCCGTGCAGGCGTGGTACCTGCACGGGATGTATGCCTGA